A window from Candidatus Gracilibacteria bacterium encodes these proteins:
- a CDS encoding 1-deoxy-D-xylulose-5-phosphate reductoisomerase has product MKTLALFGSTGSIGKQTLEVLRAFPGEFEVVGLTAHKNAELLAEQAGEFLNENGLSKPQIEAKSVRAHRFPRGAFLAPTPEQVADLIARADFVVNAVPGFDGLAISLAAVRASTPTSPKILLSANKESLAIAGKFLRAEAQRTGAEIRPLDSEASAIWQLLTEAAPTKNNPISSVTLTCSGGPFFGKTTADLALVTPAQALAHPTWKMGPKVSIDSATLINKVLEVYEVHNLFDIPLKDIHIRVHRQSLVHSMVHTKTGATRMHITQNDMRLFISYALHYPEQPKCPWPIQRAPKSQMDFTPPDSETFRPLKWLKLHAGNPNFPIILNALNDIAVARFLRGEMTFLGIYDFIEAGLDRWLWETPPSTLEELLEFHEKITHHSSEPPVRISSKESRGADAEG; this is encoded by the coding sequence ATGAAAACCCTAGCCCTCTTCGGCTCCACCGGATCCATCGGTAAGCAAACCTTGGAGGTGCTCCGTGCCTTCCCAGGTGAGTTTGAAGTAGTGGGACTCACGGCGCATAAAAATGCCGAACTACTGGCTGAACAAGCTGGTGAGTTTTTAAATGAGAATGGCTTAAGTAAGCCACAAATCGAGGCAAAATCTGTGCGTGCGCACAGATTTCCACGCGGAGCTTTTCTCGCACCCACCCCCGAGCAAGTCGCCGACCTCATCGCTCGCGCCGATTTCGTCGTCAATGCCGTGCCCGGCTTCGACGGCCTCGCCATTTCGCTCGCCGCCGTGCGCGCCTCCACACCGACCAGCCCAAAAATTCTCCTCTCCGCCAACAAAGAATCCCTCGCCATCGCAGGGAAATTCCTCCGAGCGGAAGCGCAAAGAACTGGCGCCGAAATCCGCCCGCTCGACAGCGAAGCCTCCGCCATTTGGCAACTCCTCACTGAAGCCGCACCCACAAAAAACAACCCAATTTCCTCCGTCACCCTCACCTGCTCCGGCGGCCCATTTTTTGGCAAAACCACCGCCGACCTCGCCCTCGTCACACCCGCCCAGGCCCTCGCCCACCCAACCTGGAAAATGGGCCCAAAAGTCTCCATCGATTCCGCCACTCTCATCAACAAAGTGCTGGAAGTCTACGAGGTCCACAATCTCTTCGACATTCCGCTCAAAGACATCCACATTAGGGTCCATCGCCAAAGTTTGGTGCACAGCATGGTGCACACAAAAACCGGCGCCACCCGCATGCACATCACACAAAACGACATGCGGCTGTTTATTTCCTACGCCCTCCACTACCCCGAACAGCCCAAATGCCCCTGGCCCATCCAGCGCGCGCCCAAAAGCCAAATGGATTTCACCCCGCCCGACAGCGAGACCTTCCGCCCCCTCAAATGGCTGAAGCTTCACGCGGGCAACCCCAACTTCCCCATCATTTTAAATGCCCTCAACGACATCGCCGTGGCCCGTTTTCTTCGCGGCGAAATGACCTTCCTTGGGATTTATGATTTCATCGAAGCCGGCCTGGACCGCTGGCTCTGGGAAACGCCTCCGAGCACTCTGGAGGAGCTACTGGAGTTTCATGAAAAGATCACCCATCATTCATCCGAACCGCCGGTACGCATAAGCTCCAAGGAAAGTAGAGGAGCCGATGCTGAGGGTTAG
- the ispG gene encoding flavodoxin-dependent (E)-4-hydroxy-3-methylbut-2-enyl-diphosphate synthase produces MTIPRRKTRTCTIGVDPARQVKIGSEHPVAIQTMCMGKTEDIEATVAEIKTVEDIGCDLIRLAMPSFDAAKAIPLIKAKTKLPIVADIHFDPRLAIAALDYGADKIRINPGNFFDRSYLEKVILLAQKKNAAMRIGVNAGSLEKDLWEKHGAPTAEALAESALRWVKFVEDLGFTNFAVSIKSERVPVMVEAYQKFAQATADRPDAPPLHLGVTHAGLLIPGTVKNALGIGTLLMQGIGDTIRASITDDIVKEVEVCKSILKSIGLYSKEPDIIACPTCGRIEVDLPKMVHEVEEATRHLKKPVRIAVMGCVVNSVGEAKESDFAIAGGKHAGALYYKGELYKANVPEADLVPELLRLIDKKTK; encoded by the coding sequence ATGACCATTCCCCGACGCAAAACTCGAACCTGCACCATCGGTGTGGATCCCGCGCGCCAAGTTAAAATTGGCAGTGAGCACCCCGTGGCGATTCAAACCATGTGCATGGGAAAGACGGAGGACATCGAGGCCACCGTGGCCGAAATAAAAACCGTGGAAGACATCGGCTGCGACCTCATTCGTTTGGCCATGCCGAGTTTTGATGCGGCCAAAGCCATCCCGCTGATTAAAGCAAAAACCAAACTCCCCATCGTGGCGGACATTCATTTCGACCCGCGCCTCGCCATCGCTGCGCTCGACTACGGCGCGGACAAAATCCGCATCAATCCCGGGAATTTTTTTGACCGCTCTTATCTTGAAAAAGTCATTCTGCTCGCGCAAAAAAAGAACGCCGCCATGCGCATCGGCGTGAACGCCGGCTCCCTTGAAAAAGACCTGTGGGAAAAACACGGCGCCCCCACGGCGGAGGCTCTGGCCGAATCCGCCCTGCGCTGGGTTAAGTTTGTGGAAGATCTGGGCTTCACCAATTTCGCCGTGTCCATTAAAAGTGAACGCGTCCCCGTGATGGTGGAGGCCTACCAAAAATTCGCGCAAGCCACCGCCGACCGCCCGGACGCCCCGCCACTCCACCTCGGCGTCACCCATGCCGGCCTCCTAATCCCCGGCACCGTTAAAAACGCCCTCGGCATCGGAACGCTGCTCATGCAAGGCATCGGCGACACCATCCGCGCGTCCATCACCGACGACATTGTGAAAGAAGTGGAGGTCTGCAAAAGCATTCTCAAATCCATCGGCCTTTACAGCAAGGAACCGGACATCATCGCCTGCCCCACTTGCGGCCGCATCGAAGTGGATCTCCCAAAAATGGTGCACGAAGTGGAAGAAGCCACGCGCCATCTCAAAAAACCCGTGCGCATCGCCGTGATGGGCTGCGTGGTAAACAGTGTGGGCGAAGCCAAAGAATCCGACTTTGCCATCGCCGGCGGCAAACACGCCGGCGCCCTCTACTACAAAGGCGAACTCTACAAAGCCAATGTCCCCGAAGCAGACTTGGTGCCGGAGTTGCTCAGACTTATTGACAAAAAGACGAAGTAG
- a CDS encoding bL35 family ribosomal protein — protein MGKVGKQKTHSGAKKRTDRTGTGKIRMEKAAHRHRLSQKSSRQKNLGGGKTAIHKSDEGRLNALLQL, from the coding sequence ATGGGAAAAGTTGGAAAGCAGAAAACGCACTCCGGTGCGAAGAAGCGAACGGACCGAACCGGAACCGGTAAGATCCGTATGGAGAAGGCTGCCCACAGGCACCGTCTCTCGCAAAAGTCTTCCCGACAAAAAAATCTGGGAGGAGGCAAGACCGCCATTCACAAGAGTGATGAAGGACGGCTCAATGCACTTTTGCAACTTTAA
- the rplT gene encoding 50S ribosomal protein L20, whose translation MARVKRGTVQRRRHNKILKAAKGFRGVSGRLYTHAKRRVMKAGMHAYSHRRTKKRDFRSLWIARLNAAVRPFGISYSQFMYKLSLKQIALDRKTLSEMAIHEPAVFEKLVEEAKR comes from the coding sequence ATGGCACGCGTCAAACGCGGCACGGTACAACGCCGTCGCCACAATAAAATTTTGAAAGCGGCTAAAGGATTCCGAGGAGTATCTGGCCGTCTCTATACACACGCAAAGAGACGCGTCATGAAAGCGGGCATGCATGCGTACAGTCACCGCAGGACCAAGAAGCGCGACTTCCGAAGTCTGTGGATTGCACGCCTCAACGCAGCCGTTCGTCCATTCGGAATTTCCTACAGCCAGTTCATGTACAAGCTTTCTCTCAAGCAAATTGCGCTCGACCGCAAGACCCTGAGCGAAATGGCCATTCATGAGCCCGCCGTATTCGAAAAACTGGTGGAAGAGGCTAAACGATAA
- the murF gene encoding UDP-N-acetylmuramoyl-tripeptide--D-alanyl-D-alanine ligase, producing the protein MKAILRDWVLKILQILAKRKLRIIRPTVVGITGSAGKTSAKEVIYEVLSRRFVTKKSEKNLNSQFGVVLTILGLKSGYSSASAWGKILLKAVADAFKTPEKYEVLVLEMGVDRPGEMSQILEAVTPDIMVFLNVKNVHLGEGQFPNRQAIFSEKSRACAAVPKEGWVVLNHDDPFVRQLEGHLPARAVTIGTEEGSDLRATSVHMGLDGLGFTLQYEDKEMPVVLPHVLGRQHTTMVLAAIAVGFIQGLPWKAIDLALREYHLPPGRMNKIEGKEGSLIIDSSYNASPDTTAAALEILSLFHGRKIAALGTMNELGELSESEHIKIGKLAAEHADMLLAVGERARELAEGAQRGGMSASMIHTFKSSKEAGQFLSNILERHDTVLAKGSQTGVQMEHLVKLCMKDPSKARELLIRQEPYWLSKL; encoded by the coding sequence ATGAAAGCCATTTTAAGAGACTGGGTACTCAAAATCCTGCAGATTTTGGCGAAGCGGAAGCTCCGAATCATTCGGCCCACTGTGGTGGGGATCACCGGAAGTGCGGGGAAAACCAGTGCCAAAGAGGTGATTTATGAGGTGCTCAGTCGACGATTTGTGACCAAGAAGAGTGAGAAAAATCTGAACTCTCAGTTCGGGGTGGTTCTGACCATTTTGGGACTTAAATCCGGCTATTCCTCGGCATCGGCATGGGGGAAGATTTTGCTAAAGGCCGTGGCAGATGCCTTTAAAACTCCTGAAAAATATGAAGTTTTGGTGTTGGAAATGGGGGTGGATCGACCCGGAGAAATGAGTCAGATTTTAGAGGCGGTGACCCCGGATATTATGGTGTTTTTGAATGTTAAAAATGTGCATTTGGGGGAGGGGCAATTCCCAAATCGACAAGCCATTTTTAGCGAAAAATCGAGAGCGTGTGCGGCGGTTCCCAAAGAAGGATGGGTGGTTTTGAATCATGATGATCCTTTTGTGCGGCAGCTGGAGGGGCATTTGCCCGCGCGCGCCGTGACCATTGGGACCGAGGAGGGCAGTGATTTGCGTGCCACTTCGGTTCATATGGGCTTGGATGGGCTTGGCTTTACCCTGCAGTATGAAGACAAAGAGATGCCGGTGGTGCTGCCTCATGTGCTGGGGCGCCAACACACCACCATGGTGCTTGCCGCCATTGCGGTGGGCTTTATTCAGGGCTTGCCTTGGAAGGCCATTGATTTGGCACTGAGGGAGTATCACTTGCCGCCGGGGCGGATGAATAAGATTGAGGGGAAGGAGGGCTCTTTGATTATCGATAGTTCTTATAATGCGTCGCCGGACACCACGGCGGCAGCGCTCGAAATTTTGAGCTTGTTCCATGGACGAAAGATTGCGGCCCTGGGCACCATGAATGAACTGGGTGAGCTCAGTGAGAGTGAGCATATTAAGATTGGGAAATTGGCGGCGGAGCACGCAGATATGCTTTTGGCGGTGGGTGAGCGGGCACGGGAACTTGCCGAAGGAGCACAGCGCGGAGGCATGTCTGCCTCCATGATCCATACCTTTAAAAGCTCTAAAGAAGCGGGGCAATTTTTGAGCAATATTTTGGAGAGGCATGACACGGTCTTGGCCAAAGGGTCCCAAACCGGAGTTCAGATGGAACACCTGGTGAAACTGTGTATGAAAGACCCGAGCAAGGCGAGAGAGCTTTTGATTCGTCAGGAACCTTATTGGCTAAGCAAACTCTAA
- a CDS encoding tetratricopeptide repeat protein, with amino-acid sequence MLAWLLLITSGLSLLLIFFRRLRMTQKDLIFQETLDKEEEEAVEEATQEEEFNQAEVDDEKTELLGSVRKTFLTADTHMSRKEFDEAEPLLLAVIDAEPNHLEAHHKLGLLFMKQGDFGQAELYFSKLVNLKQDPVYFSNLGAALYQQQRLVEAAEAYENAIALDDKRGERLQSLGQVYFELGEDDKALHYFERAARRKPKDIELKLILADYYERLVRLDEAIDTLGGILELDPYNEEVKKRLRLLKKKAGE; translated from the coding sequence ATGCTTGCTTGGCTCCTTCTCATCACTTCCGGTCTCAGCCTTCTGCTCATTTTTTTCCGCCGGCTTCGCATGACTCAAAAAGACCTCATTTTTCAAGAAACTTTGGATAAGGAGGAGGAAGAGGCTGTAGAGGAGGCCACTCAAGAAGAAGAGTTCAACCAAGCGGAAGTGGATGATGAAAAAACTGAACTTTTGGGAAGCGTGCGCAAAACTTTTTTGACGGCCGATACGCACATGAGCCGCAAGGAATTCGATGAGGCGGAGCCTTTGCTGCTGGCCGTGATTGACGCGGAACCGAACCACCTGGAAGCTCACCACAAATTGGGGCTTTTGTTCATGAAGCAGGGGGATTTTGGGCAAGCGGAACTGTACTTTTCCAAGCTCGTGAACCTGAAGCAGGATCCGGTGTATTTCAGCAATCTTGGGGCGGCGCTGTATCAGCAACAACGGCTGGTGGAGGCTGCCGAGGCGTACGAAAACGCCATTGCCCTGGATGATAAACGAGGAGAACGGCTGCAAAGCCTGGGCCAGGTTTATTTTGAACTCGGCGAAGACGACAAAGCCCTGCACTATTTTGAACGCGCCGCCCGCCGTAAACCTAAAGACATCGAGCTCAAGCTCATTTTGGCCGATTACTACGAACGATTGGTTCGTTTGGATGAAGCCATCGATACGCTGGGAGGCATCTTGGAACTGGACCCCTACAACGAAGAGGTCAAAAAACGGCTACGACTTCTAAAAAAGAAGGCGGGGGAATAG